Genomic window (Acidobacteriota bacterium):
GGGCGGACCCTTATCAGACGGCGCTCTGGTCGGCTGCACAGTCCAATGTCCATGGCATGGATCACAGTTCGATGTGCACACTGGCAGAGTCATCGCTGGCCCAGCGAAGAGCAAGATCGATGTCTACGACCTCGAGGTGCGCGGTGGCGAAGTCTATATAACGCCAAGGAAAGAGACGCAGCCGAAGGCTGCCTAGATTATTTTTTGCGCGATCCGTAAGCTGCTCTGATGCAGAGCCAGGATCTTCATCACAGCTTACTTCGAGAGGCCCTCAACGAAGCCAAGCTTGGCTTGAGCGAAGGCGGACTGCCCATCGGTTCCGTGCTCGCCGACAGCGAAGGGCAGCTGATTGCGCGTGGCCATAACTTGCGCGTCCAAACCGGAGATCCTACAGCACATGCAGAAGTCGCATGCATCCGCAACGCCGGACGCCGCCGCGACTGGCGCCAGCTCACGCTCGTAAGCACGCTCAGTCCCTGTGTGATGTGTACAGGAACGTCGCTGCTATTCCGTATCCCGCGAATCATCATTGGCGAGAACCGCAATTTTCTCGGAGCTGAGCACCTGTTTGCTCAAGCCGAAGTGGCGGTGGAGGTGCTCGATGATGAGGAATGCGTGGAGCTGATGCGTGGCTTTATCACGCAGCACCCGGACCTTTGGAATGAGGATATCGGATTAACGTGAACGCCGAAAAATCGGTGGCAGAGGCGTTCTCCCGAAAGTTTTTACTTCGCACGGGCATTCAGCAACGCGAGCGTTCCCAGCATCGCGTTCCCTGAGATCTCCAGGCTTTTGGAAGAAAGTTTGTCGAGAGTGTCTTCCGGCGTGTGGTGGAAGGAGTTGTTGTAGCCGTAATCGAGATCGATGAAGTCCATTACGGGAATCCCTGCTTTGGCGAAGGGGAGGTGGTCATCATCAATCGCGCTTTGACGCCCATAAAAGTGAGACTGATAGCCATAATGGCTGGCTGCGGCGAAGGCAATCATCTGCAGGCGGATTGATGAATTCGCATCCTGCTCGATATTCAGGTCGGAGTCACCGATCATGTCGGCCAGCAGCAGAGCTTTGATTTGCTTGCTGGTTCCATCCCGCTGCCATTTTTCGGCGAGGTGCTTGCTGCCATAAAGGCTGTCGTTGGACCAATCGCGCTGCATCGCCTCTTCGCCATCCGTAAACACGAGCCAGACACTGTAGCCATCCACTGGCCCATTCTTTGCCTTTTCCCGAACTAAACTCGCGAACTCCAGCAGGAGGCCAGTGGAAGAGCCTCCATCATTTGCTCCGACATATGTCTTCGGCAGCCAAATGTTGGTCTCATAATGTGAGGCGAAAACCACTATGCCGGGCTTCTTGCCGGGATATTTCGCGACTATGTTCCGAATTGGGAAGCCGCCTTGAGGAGTGCTTTGGGTAAAAGCATCGTCTTCCACCTGATCACCCTTCAAGTGCGCAAGGATGAAATCTTCGGCCTTCTTGTGCCCCGCGCTGCCCAATGGCCGCGAGCCGATCGCGACGAACTGCTTCACATATGCCCAACATCGCTGCGGATCGATCTTGAGCGCCTGATCCATTGCCGCATCGATCTGCTGCTGCGAGAGACCTATTTCAGTAGAGCGCGGATCAGCCGGCGGTGCGCTCTGCGCCGCTCCCGAAGCCGGGGCAGAGGCACTCCTGGCGTTATTGCACGCGAGAATCGCGAAGGCGAAACAAACTATCGGCAGAATTGCCAGCTTCATTGCTAATTCCTGTGGCACAGCCGCCCTCGGCTGTGGCTCCGCCCAAAGTGAACACAGGCGAGGCCGCCTGTGCAAATAGAAATCTACGTCCTGGCCCGAGCTTTACGCCGACTAGGATGCACCAAATAGGCCACTCCGATACTCACGATATAGAGTCCAACCATCGGCGCAGCAAACAGACACATATTCATGATGTCCGTTGTCGGAGTCACGATCGCAGAAATGGTAAAGATGATCAAAATTGAATATCGCAGGTTCCGCCACAGCCATCCGGCGGTAACGACTCCCATCAGAGCAAGGAAAAACACTAATATCGGCAGCTCAAAAATGATTCCCATGCCAATGATCAGCGTCAGGAAGAGATCCGTATATTCGCCGATCGTGATCATCGGCTTAAACTGTTTGCTGAAATCGATGAGGAAATTCAGCGCTCTCGGAAACGCCATCTTGTAGGCGAATAATCCGCCTGCAATGAACAATCCGACGGTCGCAATCATGAAGGGTATAACGTAGCGTTTTTCGTGCGTGTACAAACCCGGCGAGATGAAGAGCCAGACCTGATACAGCACCGCGGGAGAAGCCACAAAGATGCCGCCAATCAGCGCCATCTTCAGGTACATATTGAAGGGATCCGTAGGATTCGTGAATACAAGCTGCGTATCGAGGTGATTATTCTTCAGGGCGAAGCTGATCGGAGCCTGCATCAGCTCGTACAGCTGTTCGTGGTACCAGTAGCAAATGCAGAAGCCCGCAAAGATCGCCAGCGCCGAATAGATAATTCGCTTACGCAGCTCTTCCAGGTGCTCGAGCAACGACATGCCGGGCAGTTCCACCCGGCTCACTACTTCTTCCCGCGCTCGTTCGGTTAGGTCTCCGAGGTCTTTAGGCATTTCCCGCCGAATCTGCCTTGTAAGAGGAAGACGAGTGGGACACGGTGTAGTCGGGCTCGGAAGCCGCTGCGGCTATTTCTGAAGTCGAAGCGGAGGCAGCCGCGGCTTCAGCCGTCGGCGCTTCAGCCGTCGCCGCAGACGATCCGACGGTCAATGCGGGAGGCTGCGATGCCACCGTATTCGACAGCGAGATCGGAGGCGCGATGGTGTTCTTCACATCGGCTTCCAGCTCGAGTTTCCGTACCTCGTCCTCGATCTGTGACTGAAATTCGCGGCTGGCGCGCTTGAATTCTGCCAATCCCTTACCGATTTGCCGGCCAATCTCCGGCAACTTCTTTGGCCCAAACAGTATGAGAGCCAGCACGAAGATGAACATCATCTCTGGAAAGCCGAGGTTCATAACTGATCCATGATAAAGCTAAAAGCGACTGAGCTGCTAAAGCTCTGAGCTTCTGAGCTGCCAGCGGAAGTCAAAGTCAGAGCGAACACGGAGGTCACGGAGCGAACGGAGGGTGGGAACAGGGAGGCCCACAAACCGCTCTTTTCTCGCCTTGTGTGATTTCGCCTCCCGAACCTCCGTGTCCTCCGTGTTCGCTCTTGCTTTTGCCCTTTAGCCCTCCCGAACTTCCGCGTCCTCCGTGTTCAATCTTGGGTATTGCTGTGGGCTCAGAAGCTTAGAAGCTCAACAGCTACTTCCCGCATCCAATTACTTTGGAGTCATAGAATTGTCGGATTTCTGGCTTAGCAGCTCGGAAAACCGATGCTATACTCAACCGAAATACTGGTTTCCGGCCGACTTTCATCCCGCAGACCTCGTTCTCATAAGAGAGCTTAGCGGCTGTTGATAACGCCCCGGAGCCCAAGGACGTCCAAACGACATGGTGAGTAGCTCCCGTCGCTCTCTCTTCCTGGTTCTCTCAATTCTCCTTCTTTGCGGCTGCATGGGTGCCGTATTTGGGCAGCGCAGCTCGGCTGTCGAGGGTTCGTCTGACGGCGAAATCCGCGACAACATCAAGGAATTCACCCAGGTTTACGACCTCGTAGAGAAAAACTACGCGGAGCCCGTGAATCCCGATAAGGCGATTTATAACGGCGCCATTCCGGGAATGCTGCGTGTGCTCGACCCGCACTCGAACTTCTTCGACCCCAAGCAGTACGCCCTGCTGCGTGAAGATCAGCGCGGCAAGTACTACGGCGTCGGCATGTCGGTCGGCCCGCGCAACAACAAAGTCATCGTGATCGCCCCATTCGTGGGCACTCCGGCATACAAGGCCGGGATTCGTCCCGGTGACGTGATCGCCGCCGTGGACGGCAAGCCCACCGACAACATGACGACCAGCGAAGTCGCCGATCTGCTGAAGGGCGCAAAAGGCACTACGGTTCACATCACCATCATTCGTGAAGGCGCCGACAAGCCAATCGAGTTCACCGTCGTGCGCGACGAGATTCCGCGCTACAGCGTTGATCTCGCATTTGAGATCCGTCCCGGCATTGGCTACATGCACGTCAACGGATTCACCGAGACCACCGAGCACGAAGTCGCGCAGGGACTCGAGAAGTTCCAGCAGCAGGGTGAACTCAAGGGCTTGATCCTCGACTTGCGCCAGAACCCCGGCGGACTGCTCAGCGAAGGCGTTGGCGTAGCCGACAAGTTCCTGCACAAGGGACAAGTCATCGTCTCGCATCACGGACGCAACTCGCCCGAAAAGATCTACCGTGCTGCCCACGGCAATGGCGGCAAAGACT
Coding sequences:
- a CDS encoding tRNA-specific adenosine deaminase: MQSQDLHHSLLREALNEAKLGLSEGGLPIGSVLADSEGQLIARGHNLRVQTGDPTAHAEVACIRNAGRRRDWRQLTLVSTLSPCVMCTGTSLLFRIPRIIIGENRNFLGAEHLFAQAEVAVEVLDDEECVELMRGFITQHPDLWNEDIGLT
- a CDS encoding S41 family peptidase — encoded protein: MSSSRRSLFLVLSILLLCGCMGAVFGQRSSAVEGSSDGEIRDNIKEFTQVYDLVEKNYAEPVNPDKAIYNGAIPGMLRVLDPHSNFFDPKQYALLREDQRGKYYGVGMSVGPRNNKVIVIAPFVGTPAYKAGIRPGDVIAAVDGKPTDNMTTSEVADLLKGAKGTTVHITIIREGADKPIEFTVVRDEIPRYSVDLAFEIRPGIGYMHVNGFTETTEHEVAQGLEKFQQQGELKGLILDLRQNPGGLLSEGVGVADKFLHKGQVIVSHHGRNSPEKIYRAAHGNGGKDYPLVVLVNRGTASAAEIVSGAIQDHDRGLVVGESTFGKGLVQTVYPLGENTGLALTTAKYYTPSGRLIQRDYNGVSLYDYYYNHEEQTNSNVGKEIKLTDSGRTVYGGGGITPDVKFPQPKPNRFQDELLQHYAFFNFSKHYLFNRHVGKDFQVNDAVLQDFRKFLDGEKITYNEADIVGVQDWIASHIKAELFVSEFGQQEGLKVQAESDPQVVKALELLPQAKELADNAKHIIAERTSARANAGASAAATAQ
- the tatC gene encoding twin-arginine translocase subunit TatC, giving the protein MPKDLGDLTERAREEVVSRVELPGMSLLEHLEELRKRIIYSALAIFAGFCICYWYHEQLYELMQAPISFALKNNHLDTQLVFTNPTDPFNMYLKMALIGGIFVASPAVLYQVWLFISPGLYTHEKRYVIPFMIATVGLFIAGGLFAYKMAFPRALNFLIDFSKQFKPMITIGEYTDLFLTLIIGMGIIFELPILVFFLALMGVVTAGWLWRNLRYSILIIFTISAIVTPTTDIMNMCLFAAPMVGLYIVSIGVAYLVHPSRRKARART
- a CDS encoding peptidase M28: MKLAILPIVCFAFAILACNNARSASAPASGAAQSAPPADPRSTEIGLSQQQIDAAMDQALKIDPQRCWAYVKQFVAIGSRPLGSAGHKKAEDFILAHLKGDQVEDDAFTQSTPQGGFPIRNIVAKYPGKKPGIVVFASHYETNIWLPKTYVGANDGGSSTGLLLEFASLVREKAKNGPVDGYSVWLVFTDGEEAMQRDWSNDSLYGSKHLAEKWQRDGTSKQIKALLLADMIGDSDLNIEQDANSSIRLQMIAFAAASHYGYQSHFYGRQSAIDDDHLPFAKAGIPVMDFIDLDYGYNNSFHHTPEDTLDKLSSKSLEISGNAMLGTLALLNARAK